A genomic region of Kluyveromyces marxianus DMKU3-1042 DNA, complete genome, chromosome 5 contains the following coding sequences:
- the THG1 gene encoding tRNA guanylyltransferase produces MAKSRFEYVRQFEVHDVLLPDTYIVVRVDGKKFHEFSKYYEFAKPNDERALKLMNASAKNVLMQYRQEIICAYGESDEYSFILRKETKLFNRRKDKISTLFVSLFTANYVSLWDKFFPEVKLHHKHLPYFDSRCVCYPNLTSVKDYLCWRFVDTHINNLYNTVFWYLIIKCGLTPQESEQKLCGTLSSDKQEILFSECGINYNNELEMFKKGSLINSKGEILHIDVVKNIDDIFNGF; encoded by the coding sequence ATGGCAAAATCTAGATTTGAGTATGTCAGGCAGTTTGAAGTACATGATGTACTGCTTCCGGATACATATATTGTAGTGAGAGTTGATGGGAAAAAGTTCCACGAGTTCTCGAAGTACTATGAATTTGCCAAGCCAAATGACGAGAGAGCCCTCAAGCTTATGAATGCTAGTGCCAAGAATGTTTTGATGCAATATAGACAAGAGATTATTTGCGCATATGGTGAGAGCGATGAGTATTCATTTATCTTGAGGAAAGAGACAAAGCTCTTTAACAGAAGGAAAGATAAAATCAGTACGCTATTTGTATCCTTATTCACTGCCAACTATGTATCACTATGGGATAAGTTCTTTCCTGAGGTAAAATTACATCACAAACATTTGccatattttgattctCGTTGCGTTTGTTATCCGAATTTGACTAGTGTGAAAGACTATCTTTGTTGGAGGTTTGTGGATACTCATATTAATAATTTGTACAATACTGTTTTCTGGTATCTCATTATAAAATGTGGCTTAACTCCGCAGGAATCGGAACAGAAGCTTTGTGGAACTTTGTCTAGTGACAAACAGGAGATTCTCTTTTCGGAATGTGGtattaattataataacGAATTGGAAATGTTTAAAAAAGGTTCTTTGATCAACTCTAAAGGAGAAATACTGCACATTGACGTTGTAAAGAATATAGATGATATATTTAATGGATTTTAA
- the RPA135 gene encoding DNA-directed RNA polymerase I core subunit RPA135: protein MAAVATPSSISPVGGNRTASFRTLEREQRFINPPKDKSAYPLLADAVQPHIGSFNALTEGPDGGLLNLGVKDIGSKVIFDGKGSDTNPNYLGNKLSLSVEKVSISKPMSNDGVSSAVERKVFPAEARQRLTSYKGKILLQLKWTVNDGEETFTEVRDCGGLPIMLQSNRCHLNKLSPYELVQNKEESDEFGGYFIVNGIEKLIRMLIVQRRNHPMAIIRPSFANRGASYSQYGIQIRSVRPDQTSQTNVLHYLNDGQVTFRFSWRKNEYLIPVVMILRALYDTNDREIFDHIVGGDTSNSFLTDRLELLLRGFKKRYPTLKNRKQTLQYLGDKFRVVFQASPDMTDLQVGEELLRRIVLVHLGENNKDKFNMLLFMIRKLYSLVAGECSPDNPDAAQHQEILLGGFLYGMIIKEKIEEYLQNIKLQIQTDINRGLAINFKEQKYMSKVLMRVNENIGSKLQYFLSTGNLVSQSGLDLQQVSGYTVVAEKINFYRFISHFRMVHRGSFFAQLKTTAVRKLLPESWGFFCPVHTPDGSPCGLLNHLAHKCKISTEQSDVSRLPSILYSLGVTPASHIIAAGPSMCCVQLDGKIVGWCSHEQGKVVADTLRFWKVEGKTPGLPVDLEVGYVPPTTSGQYPGLFLFGGRSRMMRPVRYLPLDKEDIVGPFEQVYMNIAVTPEEIENNIHSHVEFSPTNILSILANLTPFSDFNQSPRNMYQCQMGKQTMGTPGVALCHRSDNKLYRLQTGQTPIVKANLYDEYGMDNFPNGTNAVVAVISYTGYDMDDAMIINKSADERGFAYGTMYKVEKVNLSMNRTRGDPITQHFGFGTDEWPKEWLDKLDDDGLPLIGTYVEEGDPICAYFDDTLNKTKIKTYHSSEPAYIEEVKLIGDESSKFQELQAITIKYRIRRTPQIGDKFSSRHGQKGVCSRKWPTIDMPFSETGIQPDVIINPHAFPSRMTIGMFVESLAGKAGALHGIAQDSTPWTFSESDTPADYFGDQLLKAGYNYHGNEPMYSGATGEELRADIYIGVVYYQRLRHMVNDKFQVRSTGPVNSLTMQPVKGRKRHGGIRVGEMERDALIGHGTSFLLQDRLLNCSDYTQTSVCRDCGAILTTQSSVPKIGSMSTVRCRRCAIKFDEAKKLIAKYEPGEEPIHIADSEIWEDGQGNKYVGGGNTTTVAVPFVLKYLDSELAAMGIRLRYNVEPK from the coding sequence ATGGCTGCTGTTGCAACTCCATCCAGCATATCCCCAGTGGGTGGTAACAGAACTGCTAGTTTCAGAACCTTGGAAAGAGAACAAAGATTCATCAATCCTCCTAAGGACAAATCCGCTTACCCACTACTAGCAGATGCAGTTCAACCACACATCGGATCCTTCAATGCATTGACAGAAGGCCCAGATGGAGGTCTACTAAATCTCGGTGTGAAGGATATCGGCTCAAAGGTTATTTTCGATGGTAAGGGATCAGATACAAACCCTAACTACCTAGGTAACAAGCTTTCCTTGAGTGTCGAAAAAGTATCGATCTCCAAGCCAATGTCCAACGATGGTGTCTCATCTGCTGTGGAACGTAAGGTTTTCCCAGCTGAAGCCAGACAAAGATTGACTTCATACAAGGGTAAGATCTTGTTGCAATTAAAATGGACCGTCAACGATGGTGAAGAAACTTTCACTGAAGTTAGAGACTGTGGTGGTTTGCCAATCATGCTACAATCTAACAGATGTcatttgaacaagttgtCTCCTTACGAACTAgttcaaaacaaagaagaatctgaTGAATTTGGTGGTTACTTCATCGTCAACggtattgaaaagttgatcAGAATGTTGATTGTCCAACGTAGAAATCATCCAATGGCCATCATTAGACCTTCCTTTGCCAACAGAGGTGCATCTTACTCTCAATATGGTATTCAGATAAGATCCGTCAGACCTGATCAAACTTCTCAAACTAACGTTTTGCATTATTTAAATGACGGTCAAGTTACCTTCAGATTCTCTTGGAGAAAGAATGAGTATTTGATTCCCGTCGTCATGATCTTGAGAGCATTGTATGACACTAATGACAGAGAAATTTTCGATCACATTGTTGGTGGTGACACGTCAAACTCTTTCTTGACTGATCGTCTTGAATTATTGTTGCGTGGcttcaagaagagataCCCAACCCTTAAGAACCGTAAGCAAACACTACAATACTTGGGTGACAAATTCCGTGTTGTCTTCCAAGCTTCTCCAGATATGACTGATCTTCAAGTCGGTGAAGAATTACTAAGACGTATTGTGCTAGTTCATCTAGGTGAGAACAACAAGGACAAATTTAACATGTTGCTATTCATGATCAGAAAACTATATTCCTTGGTTGCTGGTGAATGTTCTCCTGATAATCCAGATGCTGCCCAACATCAAGAAATCTTACTAGGAGGGTTCTTATATGGTATgatcatcaaagaaaaaatcgAAGAATATCTACAGAACATTAAATTGCAAATCCAAACTGATATAAATCGTGGGTTAGccatcaatttcaaagaacaaaagtaTATGTCAAAGGTTCTCATGAGAGTTAACGAAAATATTGGTTCGAAATTACAGTACTTCTTATCAACAGGTAACTTAGTTTCACAATCTGGTTTAGATTTGCAGCAAGTTTCCGGTTACACTGTCGTTGCAGAAAAGATTAACTTCTACCGTTTCATTTCTCATTTCCGAATGGTGCATAGaggttctttctttgctcAGTTGAAAACTACTGCAGTTAGAAAGTTGCTACCGGAATCGTGGGGTTTCTTCTGTCCTGTCCACACTCCTGATGGTTCTCCTTGTGGTTTGTTAAACCATCTTGCTCATAAATGTAAAATCTCTACAGAACAATCGGATGTTTCCAGACTTCCTTCAATATTGTACTCACTTGGTGTTACACCAGCTTCTCATATCATTGCAGCAGGTCCTTCTATGTGCTGTGTGCAATTAGATGGTAAAATTGTTGGTTGGTGTTCACACGAACAAGGTAAGGTTGTTGCAGACACCTTAAGATTCTGGAAGGTCGAAGGTAAGACTCCTGGCTTGCCAGTAGACTTGGAAGTAGGTTATGTCCCACCAACTACTAGTGGTCAATATCCCGGTCTTTTCCTATTCGGTGGACGTTCAAGAATGATGCGTCCAGTACGTTATCTTCCATTGGATAAGGAAGATATTGTTGGTCCATTCGAACAAGTATACATGAACATTGCTGTCACGcctgaagaaattgaaaacaacaTTCATTCTCATGTTGAGTTCTCTCCAACTAACattctttctattttaGCCAACTTGACTCCATTCTCCGATTTCAACCAATCCCCAAGAAATATGTACCAATGTCAGATGGGTAAGCAAACCATGGGTACTCCTGGTGTAGCATTATGCCACCGTTCTGACAACAAGCTTTACAGATTGCAAACTGGTCAAACACCAATTGTGAAGGCCAATCTATACGATGAATATGGTATGGATAATTTCCCTAATGGTACCAATGCTGTCGTTGCCGTTATTTCATACACCGGTTACGATATGGATGATGCGATGATTATTAACAAATCGGCAGATGAAAGAGGTTTCGCGTATGGTACCATGTACAAGGTGGAAAAAGTCAACTTGTCTATGAACAGAACTCGTGGTGACCCAATTACTCAACATTTCGGATTTGGTACGGACGAATGGCCAAAGGAATGGTTAGACAAGCTTGACGATGATGGTTTGCCTTTGATCGGTACCTATGTCGAAGAAGGTGATCCAATTTGTGCTTACTTTGATGATACTTTAAACAAAACTAAAATCAAGACTTACCACTCTTCTGAACCTGCATAcattgaagaagtcaaGTTAATTGGGGACGAATCTTCCAAATTCCAAGAACTACAAGCTATTACTATCAAATACCGTATAAGAAGAACACCTCAAATTGGTGACAAATTCTCTTCCAGACACGGTCAAAAGGGTGTTTGTTCCAGAAAGTGGCCAACCATTGACATGCCTTTCAGTGAAACAGGTATTCAACCGGACGTTATCATTAACCCTCACGCTTTCCCATCTCGTATGACTATTGGTATGTTTGTGGAGTCTCTTGCAGGGAAAGCAGGTGCATTGCATGGTATTGCCCAGGATTCTACACCATGGACATTCAGTGAAAGCGATACCCCAGCTGATTACTTCGGTGATCAACTTTTGAAGGCCGGATACAACTACCACGGTAACGAGCCAATGTACTCAGGTGCAACTGGTGAAGAACTAAGAGCGGATATCTACATTGGTGTTGTTTACTATCAAAGATTGCGTCACATGGTTAACGATAAGTTCCAAGTGCGTTCTACAGGTCCTGTTAATAGCTTGACCATGCAACCTGTTAAGGGTAGAAAGAGACATGGTGGTATTCGTGTCGGTGAGATGGAAAGAGATGCTTTGATTGGTCACGGTACCTCATTCTTATTGCAAGATCGTCTATTAAACTGTTCCGACTACACTCAAACTTCTGTTTGTCGTGACTGTGGTGCTATTTTGACTACGCAATCAAGTGTTCCAAAGATTGGGTCTATGTCAACCGTACGCTGTCGTCGTTGCGCAATTAAATTTGATGAAGCTAAGAAATTGATTGCCAAATACGAACCAGGAGAAGAGCCTATTCACATAGCAGATTCTGAAATTTGGGAAGACGGACAAGGTAACAAATATGTTGGCGGTGGAAATACCACTACTGTTGCCGTTCCAtttgttttgaaatatctaGATTCGGAATTGGCAGCCATGGGTATCAGACTCCGTTACAACGTGGAACCAAAATAG